Genomic DNA from Candidatus Alcyoniella australis:
CGAGGCTGAAAATGACGCCCAAGGCTAAAATCAGGCGCGCGGCGCAAGCGCTGGATAAGCTCTACGGGCCGCTGAGCAAGCGGCCGCAGGGTCAGATGCTCGGCGCGCTGGTGGAGACGATCCTCAGCCAGAACACCACCGACCTCAATTCGCAACGCGCGTACTCTCAACTGCGCGGGCGTTTCCGCACCTGGGAGGCGGCGCGTCGCGCCGGGCCCACGGCGATCGAGGATCAGATCCGCGTCGGCGGACTGGCCGGGACCAAGGCCCGGCGGATCCACGCGCTGCTGCAACAACTGCACAAGACCTACGGCCGCTGCGACCTGGAGTTCCTGCGCGAGTTGCCCACCGAACTGCTGCTCGAAGAGCTGCTGCGCATCCCCGGCGTGGGCCCCAAGACCGCGCTGGTCGTGGCCTCGTTCGAGGACGGCCGGCCGGTGTTCCCGATGGACACCCACGTGCACCGCGTGCTGACCCGGCTGGGGGTGATCAGCGGCGATCGGGCGCGGATCGAAACCCATCGCGAGGTCGAACGCTGGATCGAGCCGCAACGGCTGCACAGCCTGCATTTGCAATTAATCGAATTGGGCCGCGAGCAGTGTCGGCCGCGGCCGCGTTGCGCGAGCTGTCCGCTGGCGAAAATCTGCGACTACGCGCAGGAGCAAAAGCTATAGTGGGACACGGCGCTTCTTGCAGAAGGTGTGCAGGACCAGCCTGGCGGACTTCAGCCGCTGCAGCATCTGGTTCTTGTTACGCAGGGCGTCGAAATCCTTATCGTTGATCTGCATCTGCCGGGCCTCACGGTCGACGATGGTCAGATGGTTGTTCAGAACCTTGAGCTCGGCTGGAGCGTAGCGCCGCAGGTTGATCGGGCTGAGCCTGACATAGCCCTTGGCGATTTCCTGGGCGTAGACTTTGGGACTGCCGGTGGGAAAACCCATCTAATCTCCTCTGGCCCAGGTTGCTCATACTCGAACGCGCCAGTTGTAGCACAGGCCGTAAAATCCGGGCAAGGGCAGAGGCTTGACGCTGATCCGCGATAGTTGCAGGGTGCTTGATGGAGGAGAAACGGGAACGATGCGCGTTATCGGCGGAAATTGCCGCGGCAGGCGGCTGGTCCCGGTCAAAGGGCTGAAAATCAGACCCACTGCGGATCGGGTGCGCGAGGCGATCTTCGACATCGCCTACGGCCTGGCGCAGGGGGCCGACGTGCTCGACCTCTACGCTGGCAGCGGCGCCCTGGGGATCGAGGCGCTCTCGCGCGGCGCACGGCGCGCGCTGTTCGTGGAGCTCGATCCGCGCAACGCCCGGCTGATCGAGCGCAACCTAGAGCTGTGCGGCCTAACGCAGCACTCCGAAGTGCTGATCAACGATGTTCTACAAACGCTGAATTCCCTTGACGCTGATCCGGGCTACTCGCTGGTGCTGGCCGACCCGCCCTACAGCCTAGTCGACCAGCTCCCGCTGCTCGAGGCGATCGCCGGTTGCAAGGCGATCGCGCCGGGAGCAACGCTTTTCTTGGAGCGCGACGCCTCCTGTGCTATAAACGGTGATCCCAAGGGGTTATCTCTTTTAAATATAAAGCGTTACGGCAAAACATCAATTTACGTTTACAGCAAACCAGGAGATGGCTGATGTCGTTGGCAGTCTACCCGGGCAGCTTCGATCCGATCACAAACGGCCATATCGACCTGATTCACCGGACGAGTAAGATATTCGACGAGTTGGTGGTCGCCGTGGCGATCAACGTGCGCAAGCAATCGCTGTTCACCGTTGCCGAGCGGGTCGATATGATCCAAGAGGCGATGAAGAAACAATCCAACGTACGGGTCGACACCTTCGACACCCTCTTGATCGACTACGCGGCCAAGGTTGGGGCCAAGGTCGCCATCCGTGGACTGCGGGCCGTCTCCGACTTCGAGGCCGAGTTCCAGATGGCGCTGACCAACCGCTCGCTGCTGCCGGGTTTCGAGACCTTCTTCCTGATGGCCAGCGAGCCCTACGTCTATTTAAGCTCGAACATGGTCAAGGAAATTGCGATGTTCGGTGGAGACATCTCGAGCATGGTGCCCAAGTGCGTTGCCGATAAACTCTACGAACGAATCGCCCGGGATAATCTGAGCAACAGGAAATAGTCCAAGCATAGATATTCGATTTTAAACGACCGCGCGCGGCCCAGAACCACACTACCGAGGTACGAAGATGAAACTCGGCTTATCACAAGCTGTAATGGAACTGAAAGACTCTCCGACCATGGCGATTACTGCCAAGGCCAAGGCGATGCGCGCCAGCGGCGAGGACGTACTGGGATTCGGCGCGGGAGAGCCGGACTTCGACACCCCGGATTTCATCAAGGCCGCGGCAATCGAGGCGCTGAACCAGGGACAGACCAAATACACTCCGGCCTCGGGCACCCAGCAGCTCAAGCGCGCGGTGGTCGATCGGCTCGAGCAGGACTACGGCCTGCGCTACGGCACACAGAACGTTGTGGTCTCGCCCGGCGCCAAGTTCTCGTGCTACTGCGCGATCCAGGCGGTGATCGACCCCGGCGACGAGGTGCTGATCCCCGCGCCGTACTGGGTGAGCTACCCGGCGATGGTCGAGCTGGCGCGCGGCGTGCCCAAGGTCGTCCAGACCTCCGAGGAAGACGGTTTCCTGCTCACGCCCGACGCGCTGCGCGAGGCGATCACCGACCGCACCCGGATGCTGATCCTCAACAGCCCGAACAATCCCACGGGCGCGGCCTACAGCGTCGAGCAGTTCGGGGCGCTGATGGAGCTGGCGCTCAAGCACGACCTGTGGGTGCTCTCCGACGAAATCTACGAAAAGCTGGTCTACGACGGCTTCAGCCACCGCGGCCCGGCCACGCTCTCGGCCGAGGCGATGCAGAACACGATTTTGGTCTCGGGAGTGAGCAAAACCTACTCGATGACCGGCTGGCGCATCGGCTACACCGCGGCTCCGCCCGAGCTGGCCAAGGCGATGGGCAAACTGCAAAGCCAGTCGACCTCCAATCCCACCAGCTTCGCCCAGACCGCGGCGGCTGCGGCGCTGGGCGGATCGCAGGACTGCGTCGAGCAGATGCGCCAGGCGTTCGCCCGACGCCGCGAGTACGTGCTCGATCGTCTCTCGCGCATCGCGGGCATCGAGTGCTTCCGGCCCCAGGGCGCGTTCTACGTCTTCCCCAGCGTCAAGGCGCTGCTCGGCGCGACAATCGACGGCGTTCAGATCGCCGACAGCGTGAGCTTCTGCGACTGGCTGCTGACCAGTAAGGGAGTGGCCGTGGTGCCCGGCGTGGCCTTCGGCACGGAGGGATATTTCCGACTGAGCTATGCTACCGACGACGAGACCCTGTCCCAGGGACTGGACCGCATCGAACAGGCGGCGGCCGAGCTGTCCGCTGCCAAATGACATAAGGCAGCCCACAATGAAAATCCGCACCCTGATGCTGTTGTTGTTGATTACGGTATGGGCCGTTGCGGCCTCGGCCGCTGACGAGCCGACCCATCCGACCCTGGAACAGGTACGCGAGGCCATCGAGCGCTCCGACGCCGACTGGATCGCCGCCGAGACCTCGGTCTCGGCCCAGGGTCCCGAGGCGTTCAACGAGCTGATCGGCCCGGCCGACTGGTTCGGCTCGCCGGACCATCCCCCGGCGCGTCCGCCGATCGTGCCCAAGGAACTGCCGTCGCGTTTCACCTGGGACGATCAGGACGGCGTGAACTGGGCCTCGAGCGTCAAGAGCCAGGCGGGCTGCGGCTCGTGCTCGGCCTTTGCCGCGGCCGGAGTGATCGAATCGCAGATCAAGATCGGCCGCAACGATCCATTGCTCGACCCGGACCTGTCCGAGATGGAACTGTTCTTCTGTAACGGCGGCAAGTGCGATTGGGGCTCGATGCCCTGGGAGATGCTCGGCGGGCTGAAGAATAACGGCATCCCGGACGAGGCCTGCTATTTCTACATCGGCAACGGCTCTGACTACCCATGCGAGAATCGTTGCGATGATTGGGCCTCGCGCATCTGGTCGATCAACGACTACGCCTATGTCGGCGCGGGCAACCGCGATGCGATCAAGGCCGCGCTGCTCGGCGGCCCGCTGTGGTCCGGCCTGCTGATCTTCGAGGACTTCCAGCACTACCGTAGCGGCGTCTACCGTCACGTCACCGGCGGGCTCTCCGGCGGCCACGCGGTGGTGATGGTCGGCTGGGACGACGCGCTGGGCGCCTGGCGCTGCAAAAATTCCTGGGGCACCAACTGGGGCGAGGACGGCTACTTCTGGATCGCCTACGGCGAGGCGGACATCGACATCGGGGCGTTCTATGTGCAGTTCGACCCGACCGCAGCCTGCGCCGCGCGCAGCGAACCGTTGATCAGCGCGCTGTACTACAACGAGCGCGGAAGCAGCACACAGCCGCCGACCATTGAGGACGATGAGGAACTCGCCGTTTATCTGGACTACTACGATGCGGAGGCCGATCTGGCCGGCGGCTACTACACCGTGGCCCTGGACGGCGAAGAGCCGCAACGCTTTGAAGAACCGATCGGCAATGTCGGCCGCGACTACTCTGACTCAGAGGAATACCTTGAAGTGCTGATCGGCGAGAACTTCTCCCCGGGCGAGCACACATTCAGCGTCACGGTCTTTGATTTGTGCGGCTACTCGGCCTCGATCGACGGCAGCTTCGCGGTCGCGGGGGACGACGGGGACGACGACGACGGAGACGACGACAACAGCGCGGACGATGATGACGACTCCGACGCGGGGTGCTGCGGGTAATATGACTCAAGCCGCGGAGAAAATCGCCCGCCCGTGTAACCATAGAGTTGCGCGAGTCTTGCGTCGGCTCCAAGCCGGCTGCTGCGGCTGACGTGCGCTAAGCAGCCTGCAATATGGCCAACCAGCGCGGACGTAGGCGACCCGGCTTTCTGATCGTTGCGATTCTGCTCGGGCTGGTCGCGGCGCTGGCGATGCTCGAGGGTTTGTGCCGCCTGCTGCCGATGGGCGACCCCCCCGCGTTTTGGCCCAGCCCCCTTGAATACCAACAGATCCCCGATCCGCTGTTAAAACACGAGCGGCTGCCCGGCGGCGATTGGCTGACCTGCTACGGCTCGTTCCGGCCCTGGGCCGTAGAGACTCCCAAGCCCGGCGACGTCTACCGCATCGTGGTCCTCGGCGGCTCGGCGGCCCACGGCCTGGGCTTTTCCCACGGCGGAGCGTTCCCCAACCTGCTGCAGCGACTGCTCAACGTGCGCCACGCGGACCAGCGGGTCGAGGTGGTCAACCTCTCGTCCGTGGGTTACAGCTCGTATCAGATTTGGAACGTGGCCGAGCTGACCTTGGAACAGCTCGATCCGGACCTGCTGTTGATCTACTCGGGCAACAACGAACTGCTCGACTTCCAGGGCATGTTGCGGGCCTACGGCTGGTCGGGCCGCCGCACCCGGCTGCGCTTTTGGATGCGCGATCACAGCGCGTTCTATCGCGCACTTTCCAGGATGGCCGCGGGCACCCTACCCGAGCGCCGCGCCACAATCGACGAGGGAACAGACCACGGGTCCTACGTGCCCGACGCCGATGATTGGCGTTTCGCCCTGACGCGCTACGAACGCAACCTGCGCGGGATCTGCGACTCGGCCGCAAAGCGCAATGTGGACGTGCTGCTCTCAACAGTGCAAGGCAACGCCGAGGTCTGCATGCGCGAGGACCGCTGTTTCTTCTGCGACTCGTGGACCGGCGAGCAACCATTGATCGACGCGGACTGGAGCCGGGACCAGGCCTTCGCCCTGCTGGTGCACAACCGACCGCACGAGGCCGCGCCGCTGCTACAGGACATCGAGGGGCAGGATGCAACGCTCCTGCGCGCGATGCTCGCCGCGGCACTGGACGATCAGGCCGAAGCAAAGCGCCTGGCGCAAACCGTGGCCGACGAGCTGGCCGCAGACGAAGGCTACGCGCAATCGCCGATTCTCTGGGCGCGCTATCTGGCCGCGCTGCACTTGCTGGGCGACTCCCAGCGCATCGCCGCGGTCTACCCCGGACTACGCGATTTTGCGCTCACGCCGGATTTCCCGGCCTGGAGCAGGGTCTACTTTCTCTATCGCATCGGCCTACTCGCGGGCGACGATCAGACCTGGAGACGCGAATCCGAACGCACCTTGGGCGCTGACTCGTACTTCCTCACGGCCACACCGCGCACCAACGCGGTGGTCCAGCGCGTGGCGCAATCAACGGGCGCGGCCTTGCTGATAATCGAGCCGGAGCTCACCGGCCACTGCGGTACCGACCACGTGGGCTACGACCTGCTGCTGGACTACTGCCACTTTAACTACCGAGGAGCATGGCTGGCCGCGGCCGCGTTCGCCCAAAGCATCGAACAAGGGGGCTGGCTCGCTCCGAGCGCAAGCCCGCCGGACTATTGGAGCACGGCCGAGCAGTCAGCGCAGCATCCCTGGCTGATCGGCCGCGACTACGCCTATCTGGGATACTGGATCGGGGTCAACGCCGATCTAGCGGCCCTGGTGCACCGCCTGCCCTCGATTGAGCAACGCGAGCAAAAAGTGCGCGAGCAGGTCCAGTCCGGCCGGGCCACGGACCTGCAACGACTGTGGGAGCTCAATGCGCGCGCTGCCCAAGATCCCAGCCGCGAGCTTATGATCGAGTACCAGCGGCTGCACCGCGACGATCCCAAGCTCGACGGAGCGCAGCAGAGCGCCGAACTTTGCGGACGCTGGGCAGGCGAGCCGCTGATTCCCTACCACTCGTTGGATCAGTTGCTTCCCACGCCTTGACCCATGGGGTCGCGTCGGCGGATGTGGCTCAACCCCGCTAACGGGAAAAGAAAAACCTTGCACTGAACCAGAGTTGGTGTTTCTTTTATATTCTCATCTGGCTCGGGTTATATATAAGCATCTGCTGAGAGTTGCCCTCGTCCATAATCCGGGCGTTGTTCGGCCATCACTGAGATTATTCAATATCCATTACGGCTAAAGCATAGGGAGCAAACCATGACTGTTTTCGCACAGGGAAAAATTGAGGCGTTCGCAGGTCCACAGCAATTGGGCGCGCCAGACGATCTTGAAGACGTAATCGTACGTTTCATTGAGGGGGCGAAACACACCCTGGATATGGCAGTGCAGGAGATCGACTCGCAAGTCATTGCGCAGGCGATAATCGATGCCAGGTGGCGAGGCGTTAATATTCGGCTGTTCTTGGAACAGGACTATCTGGAATCCGACAAGCTCCCCTCGGCAACTCCCAAGGGCGATGAGAGCCCTGCCCAGGCCAAGCAAAGAGCCCAATGGACCGAATATCGCAGGCCCTCGGACATCAAGACCAACCGCGATATCCTGGCCGCCTTGTTGCGAAACAATATCGATGTCAAGGCGGACTTCAATCCAGAGATATTCCACCAAAAATTCATCGTCAGAGATTATCGGGGTTCGAAAAAGGCAACCAGCGCGGTGCTCACCGGCTCCACCAATTTCACCGTTACCGGCACCCATAAGAACCTGAATCACATCGTGATTTTTCACGATTACCGAATCTGCAAGGACTATCACAACGAGTTCTTTGAAATTCTGGACGGAACTTTCGGGCAGCTCAGCGTCCGGCACGAGAGCGAATTTAAGACATACAATCTTGGAGGCGTTCCCGTACGAATTCTCTTTTCCCCGGATCACTCCCCTGAGCTGGAAATCATCAAACAGATGCTCAAATGCAAAAAACGGCTCGACTTCGCGATCTTCACATTTTCAGGTTCATCGGGCATTGACGATGCAATGGTCATGCTCCGGGCGGCTAAAAAACAGATTGCCGGCGCCCTTGATCCGGGACAGGGAAAACAGTGGTGGGCCGCAACCAAATGGCTGCACCAGGAGGGCATTAAAGTTTATTTCCCCAACAAGGTCAGCGGGTTCGGCAAACTGCACCATAAGTTGATGGTCATCGACGACGACATCGTCATCGGAGGGAGCATGAACTACACCGGCCCGGCAAACAGCTATAACGACGAAAACATCTTCGTCCTGGGCAATCCGTTTGACTTGCCTGCCACCAAGGGCGGCCCGGTCGATCATGCGGAATGTAAAAAACTGGCGACCTTCTTCCGCAAGGAGATCAAACGAATCATCTCCAACAGCACGATTTACAAATTGCCCTAATTCGCAGCCCCAGCAGGACAAAGCCGAACGGCTTCAGGGCCAGTTGATAGTCCATACGGTTCTCAGGCAGCAGCACCGGGTACTGGTCCTGCGAATACAGGTCGAGCACCGCCTGCTGCACCTCGGGGTTGTCGTAGTTCAGGTCGGGCATGCCCGGCCGGAAGTAGCTGATCCGAGGTGTGGTTGAACACGCCGTCGAGAAACACGCGTATTCCCAGCTCGTGGGCGCGTGCCAGCAACGCGTCGAAGTCCGCGAGCGTGCCGTAGTCGGGGTTGATCGAGCAATACTGGGCCACGTCGTAGCCCGAGTCCACGAACGGCGTGGGGTAGATCGGCATCAGCCAAATCGCGCCGATCCCCAAATCTGCAATGTGCGACAGTTTACTCGTCAGCCCGGCCAGGTCGCCGATGCCGTCGCCGTCCGAGTCAACGTAGGAGCGCACGAAGATCTCCATAAACACCACGCGCTCATACCACGGACGCTCATGGCCGGAGATTCGTCGTCGTCGTCGATTGCGTCGTCGTCATTAATGTCGTGCTGATCTTCGTCCTCATCCGCGTCGTCGCACCCTAAGCCTGCGGACATCAGCAGCATGATGGCGGCCAACAAAACGATCAGCGCCGGACGCATCGGACGGGCTACTTATTGCGTGCGCGGCTGACGATGCTCATCAGGGCCAGGAACAACCCGACAGCCGTGGCCCAGTACAGCAGTGGGCCCTCGGGCATCAGCTCGCGGCCGTAGTCGGCGAGCATCCCGCCGACCACGTTGAGCTTGTGCCCCAGGCTGCCGCTGAGCCGCGGGATTTGCGGCACCATGTTCTGCAACGCGTAATCGCCCAGCACGTAGAGCACGATCTTGTCCGCCAACCCGGCGGAGAAGATCGCCAGGAAAAAAGTCATCACCGCGGGGAAGATGATCTTCAACAGGTAGATCGAAAGCAGCGAGACGATCACGAACGTGCCAAAGCCCGCGGCCGCGGCCTGCCAGATCGCGGCGGCGTCCTTGAGGTAGAAAAAGACCAATATCCCCAGCACCAGACCCGGGATCAGCTTGGCCGTGCGCGCCAGGCTGATGCAGACCAGCACGATCACGGCCATGATCCCCACTGCGGCGACCACCGACCAAACCAGGGTCAGGCTCGGGGTCAACGCCACGGCAATGGCGATGGTCGCGCCCACCGCCACGGCAATCAGCAGCAGCAGCAACAGGTTGGGGATAATCAAGAACAGCGCGGTCCAGATCGCCACGAAAACCAGCGCG
This window encodes:
- a CDS encoding C1 family peptidase, producing the protein MKIRTLMLLLLITVWAVAASAADEPTHPTLEQVREAIERSDADWIAAETSVSAQGPEAFNELIGPADWFGSPDHPPARPPIVPKELPSRFTWDDQDGVNWASSVKSQAGCGSCSAFAAAGVIESQIKIGRNDPLLDPDLSEMELFFCNGGKCDWGSMPWEMLGGLKNNGIPDEACYFYIGNGSDYPCENRCDDWASRIWSINDYAYVGAGNRDAIKAALLGGPLWSGLLIFEDFQHYRSGVYRHVTGGLSGGHAVVMVGWDDALGAWRCKNSWGTNWGEDGYFWIAYGEADIDIGAFYVQFDPTAACAARSEPLISALYYNERGSSTQPPTIEDDEELAVYLDYYDAEADLAGGYYTVALDGEEPQRFEEPIGNVGRDYSDSEEYLEVLIGENFSPGEHTFSVTVFDLCGYSASIDGSFAVAGDDGDDDDGDDDNSADDDDDSDAGCCG
- a CDS encoding phospholipase D-like domain-containing protein codes for the protein MTVFAQGKIEAFAGPQQLGAPDDLEDVIVRFIEGAKHTLDMAVQEIDSQVIAQAIIDARWRGVNIRLFLEQDYLESDKLPSATPKGDESPAQAKQRAQWTEYRRPSDIKTNRDILAALLRNNIDVKADFNPEIFHQKFIVRDYRGSKKATSAVLTGSTNFTVTGTHKNLNHIVIFHDYRICKDYHNEFFEILDGTFGQLSVRHESEFKTYNLGGVPVRILFSPDHSPELEIIKQMLKCKKRLDFAIFTFSGSSGIDDAMVMLRAAKKQIAGALDPGQGKQWWAATKWLHQEGIKVYFPNKVSGFGKLHHKLMVIDDDIVIGGSMNYTGPANSYNDENIFVLGNPFDLPATKGGPVDHAECKKLATFFRKEIKRIISNSTIYKLP
- a CDS encoding alpha-amylase family glycosyl hydrolase; the protein is MEIFVRSYVDSDGDGIGDLAGLTSKLSHIADLGIGAIWLMPIYPTPFVDSGYDVAQYCSINPDYGTLADFDALLARAHELGIRVFLDGVFNHTSDQLLPAGHARPELRQPRGAAGGARPVFAGPVPGAAA
- the rsmD gene encoding 16S rRNA (guanine(966)-N(2))-methyltransferase RsmD; amino-acid sequence: MRVIGGNCRGRRLVPVKGLKIRPTADRVREAIFDIAYGLAQGADVLDLYAGSGALGIEALSRGARRALFVELDPRNARLIERNLELCGLTQHSEVLINDVLQTLNSLDADPGYSLVLADPPYSLVDQLPLLEAIAGCKAIAPGATLFLERDASCAINGDPKGLSLLNIKRYGKTSIYVYSKPGDG
- a CDS encoding pyridoxal phosphate-dependent aminotransferase; its protein translation is MELKDSPTMAITAKAKAMRASGEDVLGFGAGEPDFDTPDFIKAAAIEALNQGQTKYTPASGTQQLKRAVVDRLEQDYGLRYGTQNVVVSPGAKFSCYCAIQAVIDPGDEVLIPAPYWVSYPAMVELARGVPKVVQTSEEDGFLLTPDALREAITDRTRMLILNSPNNPTGAAYSVEQFGALMELALKHDLWVLSDEIYEKLVYDGFSHRGPATLSAEAMQNTILVSGVSKTYSMTGWRIGYTAAPPELAKAMGKLQSQSTSNPTSFAQTAAAAALGGSQDCVEQMRQAFARRREYVLDRLSRIAGIECFRPQGAFYVFPSVKALLGATIDGVQIADSVSFCDWLLTSKGVAVVPGVAFGTEGYFRLSYATDDETLSQGLDRIEQAAAELSAAK
- the coaD gene encoding pantetheine-phosphate adenylyltransferase, with translation MSLAVYPGSFDPITNGHIDLIHRTSKIFDELVVAVAINVRKQSLFTVAERVDMIQEAMKKQSNVRVDTFDTLLIDYAAKVGAKVAIRGLRAVSDFEAEFQMALTNRSLLPGFETFFLMASEPYVYLSSNMVKEIAMFGGDISSMVPKCVADKLYERIARDNLSNRK